Proteins encoded by one window of Procambarus clarkii isolate CNS0578487 chromosome 55, FALCON_Pclarkii_2.0, whole genome shotgun sequence:
- the LOC138352965 gene encoding probable serine/threonine-protein kinase mkcF, whose product MKSCTLVSSSQLNIFLSQTQYIDLGAYAKVGRVLWDGGHAILKMMKRTSERDLRRELIIMERLDTAGGVPKILGLCYNPRAIVMSSRGEITFARALQHNLPDWYMVYIVLKVGQRLREVHVRGVIHGDIHASNIMVTISPDLCKPPEVFLIDFGMSGLSPKDLAYLGDTQMVHENLTYSHDVKCLGIMLLEIIFLMTTPSDREPAALDDVLQRLNTVLTDDFNINI is encoded by the coding sequence ATGAAGTCTTGCACTCTAGTGAGCAGCTCTCAGCTCAATATCTTTTTGTCCCAGACCCAATATATTGACCTAGGCGCTTATGCTAAAGTGGGGCGCGTTCTTTGGGACGGTGGACATGCCATCCTGAAGATGATGAAGCGTACCTCTGAAAGGGACCTCAGAAGAGAGCTGATTATCATGGAAAGGTTGGATACTGCTGGAGGAGTTCCCAAGATCCTGGGACTGTGCTACAATCCAAGAGCCATAGTGATGTCTTCCCGGGGCGAGATAACATTCGCTAGAGCACTACAGCATAACCTACCAGACTGGTACATGGTCTATATTGTGTTGAAGGTTGGTCAGCGCCTGCGCGAAGTCCACGTGCGGGGAGTTATACATGGTGACATTCACGCCTCCAATATCATGGTCACCATCTCTCCTGACTTGTGTAAGCCACCTGAAGTATTCCTTATTGACTTCGGAATGTCGGGTCTCAGCCCAAAGGATCTGGCGTATCTAGGGGATACACAGATggtacatgaaaacctgacatACTCCCATGATGTCAAGTGTTTGGGAATTATGCTGTTAGAAATCATTTTCTTGATGACGACGCCAAGTGACAGAGAGCCAGCTGCCCTCGACGACGTTCTTCAGAGGCTGAACACTGTACTTACTGACGACTTCAATATTAACATCTGA